In Chlorogloeopsis sp. ULAP01, the following proteins share a genomic window:
- a CDS encoding HD family phosphohydrolase, giving the protein MKTQPFFQTLTQQLSYWRRHYKVLNCLYISKSPVKGRHRTQKTPIYKAADSCTNGKRSPIVFAIAVLSLTGVMGQKLYNQPQLKIDTVAPETIRAPHTTQIEDKKKTEAKLKAASKSSVPVLMVDKSINEQINQNLQQLLERGNQIRAAAGSFPFYDTLALSLRSQRYLRSCADQEWQALLLALERPNKQKTGMLTQHPNKQKTDTSLLSSTQSSLLAASSTHDSKLVEFFQNADFMQAMAELEAYRLKTSTQNLSSLLTKIFQVRQSYIKARTKLLQLLNEDSQTLYDPSSFLDLSDEDWAKTQMGIQQSAERILTQGIPPGLPLSILQNAVSVQVQTLMPKQAKPLATKLLLAVLMPNLTKDEAQTKLQTDQVLAEIKPVMVTVRKGDLIVRKGELITASKLDVLEHYRLVRREINWQGLMYLGGAVCGAVIIFAFVERRFKCRWRQSDRLLVLLLTLSTPLVLTLGTPYTTWSGLGLLLGSFYGANLGVTVVGLLVVLLPISLEINKIGLLAGAAGGILGSCMAHRLRSREELALLGVAIALTEGGVYLVVQLLFGAAFGPNIYVVLQEAGFFALSGLVWSIVALGLSPYLEKLFDLVTPIRLAELASPNRPLLKRLATETPGTFQHTLFVSTLAETAAKQLGCNVELVRAGTLYHDIGKMHDPLAFIENQMGGPNKHDTEIKDPWKSAEIIKKHVGIGLEMARKHRLPTAIQAFIPEHQGTMQIAYFYHQAQQMAKEDSSLSVNEADFRYDGPPPQSRETGIVMLADSCEAALRSLKDATPEQALAMLNNILRARWQDNQLVDSGLTREELTKIAEIFVEVWQQFHHKRIAYPKLKIGSEKS; this is encoded by the coding sequence ATGAAAACGCAGCCATTTTTTCAAACCTTAACCCAGCAATTATCTTACTGGAGGCGACATTACAAAGTCCTAAACTGTTTGTATATATCGAAATCACCTGTGAAAGGTAGACATCGCACCCAAAAAACGCCAATTTATAAGGCGGCTGATAGTTGTACTAATGGCAAACGCTCTCCTATTGTTTTTGCGATCGCAGTATTGTCCCTTACAGGTGTCATGGGACAAAAATTATATAATCAGCCGCAGCTAAAAATTGATACAGTTGCTCCAGAGACAATTAGAGCACCTCATACTACTCAAATAGAAGATAAGAAAAAAACAGAAGCCAAGCTTAAAGCCGCCAGTAAAAGTTCTGTACCAGTGTTGATGGTTGATAAAAGTATCAATGAACAAATCAACCAAAATTTACAACAACTTCTAGAGCGGGGTAACCAAATTCGAGCTGCTGCTGGCTCCTTTCCTTTTTATGATACGCTTGCTTTATCTCTACGCAGCCAGCGTTATCTGCGCTCCTGCGCCGATCAAGAGTGGCAAGCTTTGCTGCTGGCTTTAGAGCGCCCTAATAAGCAAAAAACAGGGATGTTGACTCAACATCCAAACAAACAGAAAACCGATACAAGCTTACTATCCTCAACACAGTCTTCCCTACTCGCAGCTTCCTCTACCCATGATTCCAAATTAGTAGAGTTTTTCCAAAATGCTGATTTTATGCAAGCAATGGCAGAATTAGAAGCTTACCGCCTCAAGACTTCTACGCAAAACTTGTCCTCACTTTTAACCAAAATTTTTCAAGTACGCCAAAGTTACATTAAAGCCCGTACCAAACTTTTACAACTACTAAATGAGGATTCCCAAACACTATATGATCCAAGTTCCTTCCTCGACTTATCTGACGAGGATTGGGCAAAAACGCAAATGGGGATTCAGCAGAGTGCGGAACGAATTCTCACTCAAGGAATTCCTCCTGGGTTACCTTTGAGTATTTTACAAAATGCAGTCAGCGTACAAGTACAGACGTTGATGCCAAAACAAGCTAAACCTTTGGCAACCAAGTTGTTATTAGCAGTTTTAATGCCTAATCTGACGAAAGATGAAGCGCAAACAAAACTACAGACTGATCAGGTGCTTGCCGAGATCAAACCTGTCATGGTAACTGTACGCAAAGGTGATTTGATTGTTCGTAAGGGAGAGCTAATTACAGCCTCGAAATTAGATGTATTGGAGCATTATCGCTTAGTACGCCGAGAAATTAATTGGCAAGGATTAATGTATTTAGGAGGTGCTGTCTGTGGGGCTGTAATCATTTTTGCTTTCGTTGAGCGACGTTTCAAGTGTCGGTGGCGGCAGAGTGATCGTCTATTGGTATTACTGCTGACTTTAAGTACACCACTAGTGTTAACCTTGGGTACACCTTATACTACCTGGAGTGGGCTTGGTTTATTGCTAGGTAGTTTCTACGGAGCTAATTTGGGTGTGACAGTGGTGGGTTTATTGGTGGTATTGCTACCCATTAGCCTAGAAATCAACAAGATTGGACTTTTAGCAGGAGCGGCAGGGGGAATATTAGGCAGTTGCATGGCACACCGCCTGCGATCGCGTGAAGAACTGGCACTATTAGGTGTAGCCATAGCTTTAACTGAGGGTGGTGTATATTTAGTAGTTCAGCTTCTGTTTGGTGCAGCATTTGGCCCTAATATATATGTCGTACTCCAAGAAGCAGGATTTTTTGCCTTATCTGGTTTAGTTTGGAGCATTGTCGCTTTAGGATTAAGTCCCTATTTAGAAAAACTATTTGATTTAGTCACCCCAATTCGTTTAGCTGAACTAGCAAGCCCCAACCGCCCCTTGTTAAAGCGACTTGCCACAGAAACTCCCGGAACGTTCCAGCACACCTTGTTTGTTTCTACCCTTGCCGAAACCGCAGCTAAACAATTAGGATGCAACGTTGAATTAGTAAGAGCCGGAACACTGTATCACGATATTGGTAAGATGCATGATCCCCTAGCATTTATTGAAAATCAAATGGGGGGACCAAATAAACATGACACAGAAATTAAAGATCCTTGGAAAAGTGCTGAAATTATCAAAAAGCATGTTGGTATAGGCTTAGAAATGGCACGCAAACACAGATTACCAACAGCAATTCAAGCTTTTATTCCAGAGCATCAAGGAACGATGCAAATTGCCTACTTTTATCACCAGGCACAGCAAATGGCGAAGGAGGATTCTAGTTTATCAGTAAACGAGGCAGATTTTCGTTACGATGGCCCACCTCCTCAATCGCGGGAAACTGGAATTGTCATGTTAGCTGATTCTTGCGAGGCGGCACTGCGATCGCTTAAAGATGCCACTCCCGAACAAGCTTTGGCAATGCTAAACAACATCCTGCGTGCTAGATGGCAAGATAATCAACTTGTTGATTCAGGATTAACACGGGAAGAATTAACGAAAATAGCTGAGATTTTTGTAGAAGTTTGGCAACAATTCCACCACAAACGCATTGCTTATCCAAAGTTAAAAATTGGCAGCGAGAAAAGTTAG
- a CDS encoding YqeG family HAD IIIA-type phosphatase: MPWNKLLQPDLILEGSVLNLTPDIIQRYGLKGMVLDVDETLVPIRVASASVELQQWVKEIRQVVSLCLVSNNLSEPRIGGIARSLNLPYYLGAAKPSRRKIKAALQTMNLPVQQVAMVGDRLFTDVLAGNRLGMFTILVEPIILSDVALRSHPVRNFEVWISEIMGASISPKKRRLVNLDKLTGK, encoded by the coding sequence ATGCCCTGGAACAAGCTTCTACAGCCTGATTTAATTTTAGAAGGTTCAGTATTAAACCTCACACCAGACATAATTCAACGATATGGGCTGAAGGGGATGGTGTTAGATGTAGATGAAACTCTGGTACCGATTAGGGTAGCATCCGCTTCTGTTGAGTTGCAACAATGGGTAAAGGAAATCCGCCAGGTAGTAAGTCTTTGCCTGGTAAGTAATAACCTTAGTGAACCTCGAATCGGTGGTATTGCTCGTTCTTTAAATTTACCCTACTACCTTGGTGCTGCTAAACCTTCAAGACGTAAAATTAAAGCTGCACTCCAAACTATGAACTTACCAGTACAGCAAGTTGCTATGGTGGGCGATCGCTTATTTACTGATGTTTTAGCAGGCAATAGATTGGGAATGTTTACTATTTTGGTTGAACCGATTATTCTTTCAGATGTTGCCCTTCGTTCGCACCCAGTACGTAATTTTGAAGTCTGGATATCCGAAATTATGGGAGCTTCTATATCTCCTAAAAAGCGTAGATTAGTAAATCTTGACAAATTGACAGGAAAATAA
- a CDS encoding DUF3727 domain-containing protein, whose protein sequence is MFSSSFSDEHDREHSGTISLTDDKGRSLECYVEHSLEVDGQEYFLLLPIDSPVEIFAWQGDGEEEEAILVEDDATIDQIFTTAQAVLSEQNLVLKNTAYALTVGGELPPVEESELFTLEIEDEESDLEPEQLQLLASFYYEEQEYAIYTPLDPLLFFARISKSGKPELLSPEEFRQVQPLLEEQLFNEVE, encoded by the coding sequence ATGTTTTCCTCTTCTTTTTCTGACGAACACGATCGCGAACATTCTGGTACCATCAGTTTGACAGATGACAAAGGGCGATCGCTTGAATGTTATGTAGAGCATTCGCTTGAAGTTGATGGGCAAGAGTATTTTTTACTTCTTCCTATTGACTCACCAGTAGAAATTTTTGCTTGGCAAGGTGATGGTGAGGAAGAAGAAGCCATTCTTGTGGAAGATGATGCGACTATCGACCAAATTTTTACCACTGCCCAAGCGGTTTTGTCTGAGCAGAACTTGGTTTTGAAGAACACAGCTTATGCTTTGACTGTCGGTGGCGAGCTCCCACCAGTTGAAGAATCAGAACTTTTCACTTTAGAAATAGAAGATGAAGAGTCAGATTTAGAACCAGAGCAATTACAGTTATTAGCTAGCTTTTACTACGAAGAGCAAGAGTACGCAATTTACACTCCCCTCGATCCACTGTTATTTTTTGCACGGATATCAAAAAGTGGTAAACCTGAATTGCTCTCTCCAGAAGAATTTCGCCAAGTACAGCCACTATTAGAAGAACAGTTGTTTAATGAAGTTGAATAA
- the ruvX gene encoding Holliday junction resolvase RuvX, which yields MHKNRSSDLVVENGHTKCGKGGCGEIFSSDVSLDSIKKTKAFISALGLDVGRKRIGVAGCDRTGLIATGITTIERTSFERDVEQIRQLVVEREVQVLVVGLPYSMDGSLGFQARQVQKFAKQLSKVIKLPLEYVDERLTSFQAEQLLIAENRSPSRHKALIDRKAAALILQQWLDARRTNLKFTEVSAE from the coding sequence ATGCACAAAAACAGGAGTAGTGATTTGGTAGTTGAAAATGGACACACCAAATGTGGGAAAGGGGGATGCGGAGAAATTTTCTCTTCTGATGTATCTCTCGATTCAATCAAAAAGACCAAAGCATTTATTTCTGCTCTAGGATTAGATGTTGGTCGTAAACGTATTGGTGTGGCAGGATGCGATCGCACTGGTTTAATTGCCACTGGTATTACCACTATTGAGCGCACATCTTTTGAGCGGGATGTGGAGCAAATACGACAATTAGTTGTTGAGCGAGAAGTACAAGTGTTAGTTGTCGGTTTACCTTATTCTATGGACGGTTCTTTGGGCTTTCAAGCACGGCAAGTACAGAAATTTGCCAAACAACTGAGTAAGGTGATTAAACTTCCACTCGAATATGTAGATGAGCGATTAACTTCATTTCAAGCGGAACAGTTGTTAATTGCTGAAAACCGTTCCCCATCACGACATAAAGCGTTGATTGATCGCAAAGCCGCAGCTTTGATTTTGCAACAATGGTTAGATGCCCGGCGAACTAACCTTAAATTCACGGAAGTATCTGCTGAGTAA
- a CDS encoding GNAT family N-acetyltransferase: MAARMKMSSLLTRNLNILIRQVQYRDLDGIERLAQDSFAAKTQKGAEFAMRQMQWLRRWYGLLKFLSWFPNPLKYIFFGYVAEQGRMLLGMIQVSPFNRTRSTWRVDRVMLDRTADKQGIGSQLLRYCFESILEARTWILEVNVNDTEALALFRHNGFQRLAEMTYWEIQPQLLAELAQAQPDLPNLLPVSNADAQLLYQLDTASMPPLVRQVFDRQTQDFKTSLFGALIDAAKQWMTKTEVVSGYVFEPQRKAAIGYFQISLDRKGEEAHIATLTVHPAYTWLYPELLTQLARIAQDFPQQPLQLVSADYQPEGEEYLEQIGATRVEHTLIMSRSVWHKVRESKFVSLEGIQLPEVLQGLQPARKPIPGGMLWVPPRQQTPVDRSIQPNPSKETINFSCKNSHLETSCQSESADAQKQE; encoded by the coding sequence ATGGCAGCTCGAATGAAAATGAGTTCATTACTTACTCGAAATCTCAATATTCTCATCCGACAAGTCCAATACCGTGACTTGGACGGCATTGAACGTTTAGCTCAAGATTCATTCGCAGCCAAAACCCAAAAGGGAGCAGAGTTTGCGATGCGGCAGATGCAATGGCTGCGTCGTTGGTATGGATTACTGAAATTTTTAAGTTGGTTTCCTAACCCATTAAAGTATATCTTTTTTGGGTATGTCGCAGAACAGGGGCGAATGCTTCTGGGAATGATTCAAGTGTCTCCATTTAATCGCACGCGGAGTACTTGGCGGGTTGATCGCGTCATGCTAGATCGTACTGCCGATAAGCAAGGAATTGGCTCGCAGCTTCTGCGTTACTGCTTTGAGTCAATTTTAGAAGCTCGCACTTGGATATTGGAAGTTAATGTCAATGATACAGAAGCGTTAGCATTGTTCAGGCATAATGGCTTTCAGCGTTTGGCTGAAATGACTTATTGGGAAATACAACCACAATTGTTAGCTGAGTTGGCACAAGCACAGCCAGACTTGCCAAACCTACTACCTGTGAGTAATGCTGATGCTCAATTGCTGTATCAACTTGATACGGCTTCAATGCCACCTTTGGTACGGCAGGTGTTTGATCGCCAAACCCAGGATTTCAAAACTAGTTTGTTTGGTGCTTTGATTGATGCTGCCAAACAATGGATGACGAAAACAGAAGTCGTGAGTGGTTATGTATTTGAACCCCAACGCAAAGCCGCGATCGGTTATTTTCAGATCTCGCTAGATCGCAAAGGCGAAGAAGCCCACATTGCAACTTTAACCGTTCACCCAGCATACACCTGGTTGTATCCAGAACTGCTAACTCAGCTTGCTCGTATTGCCCAAGATTTTCCTCAGCAACCCTTGCAACTAGTTTCGGCTGATTACCAACCGGAAGGAGAAGAGTATTTGGAGCAAATAGGGGCAACTCGTGTAGAACACACCCTGATCATGTCTCGCTCTGTTTGGCATAAGGTACGGGAGTCTAAATTTGTCTCTCTAGAAGGAATTCAGCTGCCTGAGGTGCTGCAAGGATTGCAACCGGCACGGAAACCGATACCGGGTGGAATGTTATGGGTACCACCAAGGCAACAAACACCTGTAGACAGATCTATACAACCTAATCCATCGAAAGAAACTATTAATTTTTCTTGCAAAAATTCTCACCTGGAAACATCCTGCCAATCGGAGTCGGCAGATGCACAAAAACAGGAGTAG
- a CDS encoding phospholipid-binding protein — MGWLKRLFGLEKPQNAQVNPTPQQVQQQPSATPAATQQIAPERMGLNGEYDQSGLAKRVALAFDQDQQLTDIETLWVAQTGSTVVLKGKIPSQDILNKMVSVARSVNGATSVDTSQVTIG, encoded by the coding sequence ATGGGTTGGCTTAAAAGACTTTTTGGACTAGAAAAGCCTCAAAACGCACAAGTAAATCCTACTCCTCAACAAGTACAGCAACAACCTTCAGCGACACCTGCTGCGACTCAACAAATTGCTCCTGAACGCATGGGATTGAATGGAGAATATGATCAAAGTGGTTTGGCGAAACGTGTAGCGCTTGCGTTTGATCAAGATCAGCAGTTGACTGACATAGAAACTCTCTGGGTTGCTCAAACAGGCAGCACAGTAGTATTAAAAGGTAAAATTCCCAGTCAAGACATTCTTAACAAGATGGTTTCCGTTGCGCGCTCAGTGAATGGAGCTACTTCTGTTGATACTAGTCAAGTGACTATTGGCTAG
- a CDS encoding alpha/beta fold hydrolase, producing the protein MNGTVHWQERVGNQRDWVWRGWQTRYTYIRHTQNHYKATPLILLHGFGASIGHWRHNLEVLGERHTVYALDMLGFGASEKAAVNYSIQLWVEQVYDFWKTFIRQPVILIGNSIGSLIALAVATAHPEMIQGVVMMSLPDPSLEQEAIPALLRPVVTTIKNIVASPLLLKPLFYLIRRPSFLRRWAAIAYANPEAITDELIEILAGPPQDRGSARAFTALFKATITANFGFSVKSLLPTLTIPMLLIWGKNDRFVPPALAHEFAQYNENLKLLNLDNVGHCPHDECPETVNQAILDWIISVSNQ; encoded by the coding sequence GTGAACGGTACAGTTCACTGGCAAGAACGAGTAGGCAATCAAAGAGACTGGGTTTGGCGGGGTTGGCAAACCCGCTATACCTACATTCGCCATACCCAAAATCATTACAAGGCAACACCTTTAATTTTGCTACATGGATTTGGTGCTTCTATTGGGCATTGGCGACATAATTTGGAGGTGTTAGGAGAACGACACACAGTTTATGCCCTCGATATGCTGGGTTTTGGTGCTTCTGAAAAAGCAGCCGTTAATTACAGTATCCAACTGTGGGTAGAACAAGTTTACGATTTTTGGAAAACATTTATCCGTCAGCCTGTAATTCTAATAGGTAATTCTATTGGCTCGCTGATTGCCCTAGCTGTCGCTACTGCCCATCCAGAGATGATCCAAGGTGTAGTGATGATGAGTCTACCAGATCCATCATTAGAGCAAGAGGCTATTCCTGCTTTACTACGTCCTGTTGTCACCACAATCAAAAATATCGTAGCTTCGCCGTTGTTGCTCAAACCCCTATTTTATCTGATACGCCGACCAAGTTTTTTACGTCGTTGGGCTGCGATTGCCTACGCTAACCCAGAGGCGATCACAGATGAACTAATAGAAATACTAGCAGGGCCTCCTCAAGATCGGGGTTCTGCCCGTGCTTTTACTGCATTATTCAAGGCTACAATTACTGCCAATTTTGGGTTCAGTGTCAAATCTTTATTGCCAACTTTAACAATACCTATGCTTTTAATCTGGGGAAAAAATGACAGATTTGTTCCCCCAGCCCTTGCTCATGAATTTGCTCAGTACAACGAAAATCTGAAACTGCTGAATCTAGACAATGTAGGGCATTGTCCGCATGATGAATGTCCAGAAACAGTTAACCAGGCTATTTTGGATTGGATTATTTCAGTTTCTAATCAGTAA
- the infC gene encoding translation initiation factor IF-3 encodes MAVTEKKRTRDLPQINERIRFPKIRVIDTDGAQLGIMSPQEALQLAEEKELDLVLLSDKADPPVCRIMDYGKYKFEQEKKAREARKKQHTADVKEVKMRYKIEAHDYNVRVKQAERFLKDGDKVKATVMFRGREIQHSDMAEELLKRMAADLEEVAEVQQAPKKEGRNMMMLLSPKK; translated from the coding sequence ATGGCAGTGACAGAGAAAAAAAGAACCCGCGATTTACCCCAAATTAATGAAAGAATTCGTTTCCCGAAAATTCGGGTCATTGACACTGATGGTGCACAATTGGGAATTATGTCCCCACAGGAAGCACTACAACTAGCAGAGGAAAAAGAGCTGGATCTGGTACTGCTCAGTGATAAGGCTGATCCGCCGGTTTGTCGGATTATGGATTATGGGAAGTATAAATTTGAGCAGGAGAAGAAAGCACGGGAAGCGCGTAAGAAACAACATACAGCTGATGTCAAAGAAGTGAAGATGCGCTACAAGATAGAGGCGCATGATTATAATGTGCGTGTCAAACAAGCAGAACGTTTTCTCAAAGATGGTGATAAAGTAAAAGCTACTGTAATGTTCCGTGGTCGAGAAATTCAACACAGCGACATGGCAGAAGAACTGCTCAAACGGATGGCTGCCGACTTAGAAGAGGTTGCCGAGGTGCAGCAAGCACCAAAGAAAGAGGGGCGAAATATGATGATGCTCCTGTCTCCAAAGAAATAA
- a CDS encoding MFS transporter, with protein sequence MELKNYQPAQRKMILSRLLKWVNLRPEESDRTWLMFAFYTTTSIGLRWSEDSAVALFLDEYGSDLLPLMYAASAFMGGVLVFFYSWLQKIFPLRQVIVAIAPCMFVPLMFLHLGLHISLLSIFIIFILRLWVDAFYIVNDLNTSIAANQLFNIREIKRTYPIISSGVLVADVLSGFSLPFLLLFVDLNNVIMPFAGIFVVLGAGILLYLSKNYSQAFPNVPQRQTKQAQHYKQQRLYGSLKHYTWLLFAFFTLIQAMGVLIDFQYLSQLKSNFQGKDIATFLSLLGGTMGVCELGMQLFISSRALERFGVFITAATLPVTAGIVIPLTLSLLGLLPWSNSHNLLWGLVILKFLDEILRYTFVASSSPLLFQPIPDRFRSSVQSFSGGIADAFGAGIGGVVILITLCLGKLFLPVSAHSTIMVAETMVVAVCCLGVIWLLRSHYVNLLVLSAERGQLNATDIDLRTFKQGVVKALGEKGTEADKRSCIELLSQIDPQSATEVLAPLLVKLPPSLQKPSLEILLTAGANPNYLLEVRALLELPQHLISPEVFALALRYVWFCEPEPDVNLLEQYLTEEQHSIIRATSAALLLRQGTPLQKSTATKILRRMLTHKQERERVNAVRALREAVYLQALRIYIPNLLQDESLGVRCAVLETIAATHLEEYYTALLLGLQYKSTRTTAMRALVGLENEALPILINLATDIYKPEIVRMYAWRTIGQIPTLEAIDTLWQHLELSRGKNRGYILRTLLKRLQQKGVLVLSAREATSFEHHFYENQVKKLIEEELEFLGIIYAAYIDFKIQNKIYAQDIDLKAKETLEVYNSDKKFLVVLSLLQHALLEVEIDVQERLLLLLQLICPIDKIQAAAFNLRSESLVNLARGLEILEHSVSLQSKSVLLNILDQRSPSEKLQHLIDAGITNYEQMMISKRTCFLLTQDNLLSDWCVACCFHFAQVANIRLTSEQVLRSLRHPTGFVREAAVAYLSTVSPRILLKILPQLQKDPHPLVVAQVQELMRNL encoded by the coding sequence ATGGAACTGAAAAATTACCAGCCTGCCCAAAGAAAAATGATTCTGTCGCGACTGCTAAAGTGGGTAAATCTTCGACCTGAGGAGAGCGATCGTACATGGTTAATGTTTGCTTTTTATACCACTACCTCAATAGGATTACGATGGTCAGAGGATTCTGCTGTAGCACTGTTTCTAGATGAGTATGGCTCTGATCTCCTGCCTTTGATGTATGCAGCCAGCGCATTCATGGGTGGAGTCTTGGTTTTTTTCTACTCTTGGTTGCAAAAAATTTTCCCCTTGCGGCAGGTGATAGTGGCGATCGCCCCCTGCATGTTTGTGCCATTGATGTTTTTACATCTGGGTTTACATATTTCGTTACTTTCGATATTTATCATATTTATCCTGCGGTTATGGGTAGATGCATTCTACATTGTTAACGATCTCAATACCTCGATTGCAGCTAACCAGCTATTCAATATTCGGGAAATTAAGCGCACCTACCCAATCATTAGCAGTGGCGTTTTAGTAGCTGATGTTCTTAGCGGCTTTAGTTTACCTTTTTTGCTGCTATTTGTAGATCTCAATAATGTGATTATGCCCTTCGCTGGTATCTTCGTTGTCTTGGGAGCGGGGATTCTTTTATATCTAAGTAAAAATTATTCGCAGGCTTTTCCTAATGTTCCTCAAAGACAAACAAAACAAGCCCAGCACTATAAACAGCAACGCCTTTATGGTTCTTTGAAGCATTATACCTGGTTGTTATTTGCGTTTTTTACTCTCATACAAGCAATGGGAGTGTTGATAGATTTTCAATATTTGTCTCAGTTGAAATCAAATTTTCAGGGTAAAGATATCGCTACCTTTTTGAGTTTACTAGGTGGAACTATGGGAGTGTGCGAGCTAGGAATGCAGTTATTTATTTCTAGCCGCGCTCTGGAACGCTTTGGAGTATTTATTACTGCTGCAACTTTACCTGTCACCGCAGGTATTGTCATACCCTTAACGCTATCTTTGCTGGGTTTATTACCTTGGAGCAATAGCCACAATCTTTTATGGGGTTTAGTGATTCTCAAGTTCTTAGATGAAATTTTACGTTATACCTTTGTTGCTAGCAGTAGCCCTTTACTTTTTCAACCAATTCCAGATCGCTTTCGCAGCAGCGTTCAGTCATTCTCAGGAGGCATTGCAGACGCCTTTGGTGCTGGGATTGGGGGTGTAGTTATTCTCATCACCCTCTGCCTGGGAAAGCTATTTTTGCCCGTGTCCGCACATAGCACGATTATGGTAGCAGAAACTATGGTCGTGGCTGTATGCTGTTTGGGAGTAATTTGGTTGTTGCGATCGCATTACGTTAATTTATTAGTCTTAAGTGCCGAAAGAGGACAACTGAACGCAACAGACATAGATTTACGCACATTTAAACAAGGAGTTGTGAAAGCTTTAGGAGAAAAAGGCACTGAAGCAGATAAGCGCTCTTGTATCGAACTTTTATCTCAAATTGATCCCCAAAGTGCAACAGAAGTGTTGGCACCCCTGCTCGTCAAGCTTCCCCCTTCATTGCAGAAACCTAGTTTAGAGATTCTATTGACGGCAGGTGCAAATCCTAATTATTTGCTAGAAGTCCGAGCTTTGTTAGAATTACCCCAACACCTGATTAGTCCAGAAGTTTTTGCTCTTGCCTTACGTTACGTTTGGTTTTGCGAGCCAGAGCCAGATGTCAATCTTTTGGAACAATACTTAACAGAAGAACAACACTCAATTATTCGTGCAACTTCTGCTGCCTTATTATTACGTCAAGGAACACCACTACAAAAGTCAACTGCAACCAAAATTTTGCGGCGGATGCTCACTCACAAACAAGAACGAGAAAGAGTAAATGCAGTCAGAGCGCTTAGAGAAGCAGTTTACTTGCAGGCACTGCGAATTTATATACCAAATTTATTACAGGATGAGTCTTTGGGAGTGCGTTGTGCAGTTTTAGAAACAATTGCAGCAACTCATTTGGAAGAATATTATACAGCACTACTATTAGGGCTTCAGTATAAATCAACGCGGACTACAGCAATGCGTGCTTTAGTGGGGCTAGAAAATGAAGCCTTACCAATATTGATAAACTTAGCCACTGATATTTATAAACCAGAAATTGTGCGGATGTATGCTTGGCGTACTATCGGTCAAATTCCCACTTTAGAAGCAATAGATACTTTATGGCAGCATCTAGAATTATCTAGGGGTAAGAATAGAGGTTACATTCTTCGTACCTTATTGAAAAGACTACAACAAAAGGGAGTTTTAGTTTTATCCGCTCGCGAAGCTACTTCCTTTGAACATCACTTTTATGAAAATCAGGTAAAAAAACTAATTGAAGAAGAATTGGAGTTTTTAGGTATTATTTACGCTGCATATATAGATTTCAAAATCCAAAACAAAATTTATGCTCAAGACATAGATTTAAAAGCCAAAGAAACTTTAGAAGTTTATAACTCAGACAAAAAATTTTTAGTTGTTTTATCCCTTCTGCAACACGCCCTATTAGAAGTAGAAATCGATGTTCAAGAGCGTTTGCTGTTACTACTACAGCTAATTTGTCCAATAGATAAAATTCAAGCAGCAGCATTCAATTTGCGGTCTGAATCATTGGTAAACTTAGCACGAGGTTTAGAGATTTTAGAGCATAGTGTCAGTTTACAAAGTAAATCTGTATTACTCAATATCTTAGATCAGCGATCGCCCTCAGAAAAATTGCAACATTTAATTGATGCGGGAATTACCAATTATGAACAAATGATGATTAGCAAACGCACTTGTTTTTTGTTAACACAGGATAATTTGCTTTCTGATTGGTGCGTGGCTTGTTGTTTTCATTTTGCCCAAGTTGCTAATATCCGACTGACTAGCGAACAAGTTCTGAGAAGTTTGCGTCATCCCACAGGCTTTGTTCGAGAAGCAGCAGTAGCGTATTTGAGTACAGTATCACCTCGCATTCTGCTGAAAATTTTGCCTCAGTTGCAAAAAGATCCACACCCACTTGTAGTTGCTCAAGTGCAAGAGTTAATGAGGAATTTATAA